One genomic region from Flavobacteriales bacterium encodes:
- a CDS encoding gliding motility-associated C-terminal domain-containing protein, producing FMIFDRWGEKLFETNKLFEPWDGTYKGNKVPGDVYVWKLFFKDYNDKKHEKIGHVTIIQ from the coding sequence TTTTATGATATTTGATAGATGGGGAGAAAAGTTGTTTGAGACCAACAAACTGTTCGAACCTTGGGATGGGACGTACAAAGGTAATAAAGTACCTGGAGATGTGTATGTATGGAAATTATTCTTTAAAGATTACAACGACAAAAAACACGAAAAAATAGGACATGTTACTATTATTCAGTAG